GATTTCGTGCCCGACAGCGGCATCCCGGTTGTCGGGGGGGCTGTCGCGCCGGTCGATCCGGGGACGAGCTATCAAACTCCTCTCGATACTTCACAGCAGGAGATTCTTCGCTTCCAGGTCGATTACGAGTGGCCCGTGAACGAATGGCTCACCTTGAGGGACAAATTCTACCGGCGCGATCTGGATTGGATCTCGGACGCCACGGTTCTCGCCGGCGTGATTCCCACGGGACCCGCCTCGTCCGGCGTGATTCGGAGCTTTGGCCGCCTCGACGACGCTCAGGGATTTACCGGAAACCAGCTCGAGGCGATTCTCGCATTCGATACCGGGTCGGTTCGCCACAGCCTGCTGACGGGCTTCGAGCTCGCGCGGTTCGCGGACCAGTTCGCGCTCAACTTCGATCTGCTCCCCATCGTCGATCTCGTGAATCCCATCGACCCCGGTCTGCCGCCCTTTCCCGATTTTTCGACGGCGGGTGACGCTCGCAGCATCGTCGCCGCACCTTACGTAATCGATCAGATCCAGGTCGGTCCCAAGTGGAACGTCCTTCTGGGTGCGCGGGTGGACGTCCTGGATTTCGACGACCAGGTGAGCGGCGCCGCCCGGAACGATACCGAAGTCTCCCCCATGGCCGGGGTTTCGTTCTCTCCCCAAACCGACCTTTCCGTCTACGGCAATTTCTCCCGATCCTTCGCTCCGCCGTCACCTCGCGTCGTTGGTGAGCTCGTTCCCGAGCGAGGGACGCAGTACGAAGCCGGTATCAAGAAGCACTTCCCCGGACAAAAGGCCGAGATGGTGTTCGCCGTCTACCAGCTCGAGCGCGACAACATTCCGATCCCCGACGACAACGGTTTCACCCAGCAGGTGGGAAACCAGCGTTCTCGCGGGTTCGAGATCGATTTCGCCGCCGAGCCGACCACGGATTTTCGCGCGTTCGTCTCCTACGCACTGAACGATGCCGAGCTGACCAACTTTACCGAGCTCACGCTCGTCTCCTTCATACCTCCGACGTTCGGTTACTTCGATCGCAGCGGCAATCGGCCCGCCTTCGCGCCCAAACACGTTCTGAACTTCTGGCTGTCGAAAGAGTTCGGCAAGTGGGGCGTCGGCGGGGGCGGGCGGTACCTGAGCTCGCAGTTCATCGCCGAGAACAACGATTTCTCGCTGGATGGCGTCGTGACCTTCGACGCCACCGTCTTCTACGATCTGGGAGGCGTGCGGCTTCGACTCAACGTCAAGAACCTCACCGACGAGGAATACTACTTGCGCGGCTTCGGAGGCAATTCGGTCATACCCGCGCCGCCCTTCGGGGCTTACTTTGGATTCGACTGGACGCTCTGATCCCACTATCATCCGCCGATGAAGAACAGGCTCCTCCTCGCATGCGGTTTGCTGGTCTCGATCTCCTGTGGTGGTGGAAGCTCTCGAACCGCGGACGACCGGCGATTTCTGAGCGTTGGCACGGCGCCACCGGGTGGTGCGTTCTTCGTCGTCGGCGGAGCGCTCGGCGAAGTTCTGGGCGAGTTCGGTCCCGCCGGCTGGGAAGTCACCTCCGAGGCAACGAAGGGCTCGCAGGAGAACATTCGGCGACTCGCGAGTGGTGAGCTCGACGTCGCTCTGTCCAACGCCGCCATTACTTACTTCGCCGCTCGCGGCGAGGACGACTGGGAGCGGGCGTATGACGTCCGGACGGTGATGACGCTTGCGCCCAACGTGGCGATGCTGCTCGCACCACAGGGCTCGGGAGTCGAGAGCATTCCTGATATTCGTGGTAAACGCATCGTCGTTGGACCCGCCGGAGCCGGTTGGGAGTCGTTCGTATCCCGTATT
The genomic region above belongs to Vicinamibacteria bacterium and contains:
- a CDS encoding TonB-dependent siderophore receptor — protein: MNATALALVLILAFAGGTRGDQQKDDPEKTPPTPQLTEYVYVEGSLRYVPRSNTIVTKLPLDRRSTPNNVGVVTEPLVREQFDRVLGDALVNVSNVNIQSQNGVNDFFLIRGFDSLSSGLILVDGASEPEATFYQLYNVDLVEVLKGPGGFLYGSNPLAGAVNLVRKQPVPARLFRFSGSAGSFDSYEGSFDMNLGTLDQPVSFRLNGLVRDVGSHRDGKEGRTLALNPAFGVRFGEKGTLNVNFEYLDLDFVPDSGIPVVGGAVAPVDPGTSYQTPLDTSQQEILRFQVDYEWPVNEWLTLRDKFYRRDLDWISDATVLAGVIPTGPASSGVIRSFGRLDDAQGFTGNQLEAILAFDTGSVRHSLLTGFELARFADQFALNFDLLPIVDLVNPIDPGLPPFPDFSTAGDARSIVAAPYVIDQIQVGPKWNVLLGARVDVLDFDDQVSGAARNDTEVSPMAGVSFSPQTDLSVYGNFSRSFAPPSPRVVGELVPERGTQYEAGIKKHFPGQKAEMVFAVYQLERDNIPIPDDNGFTQQVGNQRSRGFEIDFAAEPTTDFRAFVSYALNDAELTNFTELTLVSFIPPTFGYFDRSGNRPAFAPKHVLNFWLSKEFGKWGVGGGGRYLSSQFIAENNDFSLDGVVTFDATVFYDLGGVRLRLNVKNLTDEEYYLRGFGGNSVIPAPPFGAYFGFDWTL